The proteins below are encoded in one region of Sideroxydans lithotrophicus ES-1:
- the otsB gene encoding trehalose-phosphatase, protein MRTSSPPSASVDWAYFLDVDGTLIDIADTPGAAFVDTELLDLIARLYQESGGAMALVSGRSISDLEHLLGSLHLPLAGQHGLERRDAAGRLWIHAATPEAKCTIKEALAPVLVQYPGLLLEDKGLTLALHYRQAPHLAAYAHRLMGQLANDADAGLEVQPGKRVAEVKPSGIDKGTAVSEYLKESPFKGRRPVFIGDDLNDEHGFAEVNRLEGISIKVGKGRSCARFRLPDVAAVRRWLGNILKGSE, encoded by the coding sequence ATGCGTACCAGTTCTCCACCCTCGGCGAGCGTTGACTGGGCATATTTCCTCGATGTCGACGGCACCTTGATCGACATCGCCGACACACCGGGTGCTGCCTTTGTGGATACGGAGCTGCTTGATCTCATAGCACGCCTGTATCAGGAAAGCGGCGGCGCGATGGCGCTGGTCAGCGGCCGCTCCATCTCGGACCTTGAACATCTGCTCGGCTCGCTGCATCTGCCACTGGCCGGGCAGCACGGACTGGAACGGCGCGATGCCGCCGGGCGTCTATGGATACATGCCGCAACGCCTGAAGCCAAATGCACCATCAAGGAAGCGCTGGCGCCGGTTCTGGTGCAGTATCCCGGCCTGTTGCTTGAGGACAAGGGACTGACGCTGGCACTGCACTATCGGCAAGCCCCGCATCTGGCTGCTTATGCACACCGCCTGATGGGCCAGCTGGCAAACGATGCCGATGCCGGCCTTGAAGTGCAACCCGGCAAGCGCGTCGCGGAAGTCAAACCGTCCGGCATCGACAAAGGCACGGCGGTGTCGGAATATCTCAAGGAATCGCCGTTCAAGGGACGCCGACCGGTGTTCATCGGCGACGACCTCAACGATGAGCACGGCTTCGCCGAAGTGAACAGACTGGAAGGCATCTCCATCAAGGTCGGCAAGGGCCGAAGTTGCGCCCGCTTTCGCCTGCCCGATGTGGCTGCGGTAAGGAGATGGCTGGGCAACATCCTGAAAGGAAGCGAATGA
- a CDS encoding glycoside hydrolase family 15 protein — protein MKNLDLALIGNCTIGALVDGRANFTWGCFPRFDGDPVFCSLLKDTDDYGFFSVELTDCEQTEQHYLENTAILVTRLYDRHGGAVEVTDFAPRFGQYGRMFRPMMLVRRIKRLSGSPRITLRLRPACDDGAGRPTVTWGSNHIRYVAPTFTLRLTTDASLTALLQETPFFLEDTITLLLGSDETVHEAVSEVGRHFLEETAQYWREWVRSLGIPYEWQEAVIRAAITLKLNAYDDTGAIVAAMTSSIPEAANSGRNWDYRYCWLRDGYFVVNALNRLGATRTMERYLSYIVNIAANSGGKPLQPVYGIDGRTELEEREVPALAGFRGMGPVRIGNLAYRQVQHDVYGSSILAATHIFFDQRLTRRGDEALFRRLEHLGTQAIRCYDQPDAGLWELRGSARVHTFSAVMCWAACDRLARIADGLGLSERAEYWRDQARQLHETISQRAWNQQRGSFVSTFDGDAMDASLLLLAEVGFLEAGDPRFVATVNMVEKDLRRGDFIFRYVEKDDFGEPENAFLVCTFWYVNALAAVDRREEARALFEKLLAHRNRHGLLAEHIDPNSGEQWGNFVQTYSMVGLINAAIRLSLRWDQAF, from the coding sequence ATGAAAAACCTGGACCTGGCCTTGATCGGCAATTGCACCATAGGCGCCCTGGTCGATGGCCGGGCGAACTTTACCTGGGGCTGTTTCCCGCGCTTCGATGGCGATCCTGTGTTCTGTTCCCTGCTCAAGGACACCGATGACTATGGATTCTTTTCCGTCGAGCTCACCGATTGCGAGCAGACCGAACAGCACTATCTGGAGAATACCGCGATCCTGGTAACGCGCCTTTACGATCGCCATGGCGGCGCGGTAGAAGTCACAGATTTCGCGCCCCGCTTCGGCCAATATGGCCGCATGTTCCGTCCCATGATGCTGGTGCGGCGGATCAAGCGGCTCTCCGGCAGCCCACGCATCACCCTGCGTCTGCGGCCCGCCTGCGATGACGGCGCGGGCCGGCCGACAGTCACCTGGGGCAGCAACCATATCCGCTATGTCGCACCGACATTCACGCTCAGGCTGACCACCGATGCATCCCTGACCGCACTGCTGCAGGAAACGCCATTCTTCCTGGAGGACACCATCACGCTGCTGCTCGGTTCGGACGAGACCGTACATGAAGCCGTCAGCGAAGTCGGCCGCCATTTTCTCGAGGAGACCGCTCAATACTGGCGCGAATGGGTCCGCTCCCTGGGCATCCCCTACGAATGGCAGGAAGCCGTGATACGCGCTGCGATCACACTGAAGCTGAATGCCTATGACGACACCGGCGCCATCGTCGCCGCCATGACCAGCTCCATCCCCGAGGCCGCCAATAGCGGACGCAACTGGGATTACCGCTACTGCTGGTTGCGCGATGGCTATTTTGTGGTCAATGCGCTGAATCGCCTGGGCGCGACTCGGACCATGGAGCGCTACCTCAGCTATATCGTGAATATCGCCGCCAATTCCGGAGGCAAGCCGCTGCAGCCGGTCTACGGTATCGACGGCAGGACGGAGCTGGAAGAGCGCGAAGTTCCGGCACTGGCAGGTTTTCGTGGCATGGGTCCGGTGCGCATCGGCAACCTTGCCTATCGCCAGGTGCAGCATGACGTCTATGGCTCGTCCATCCTCGCCGCGACCCATATCTTTTTTGACCAGCGCCTGACCCGGCGCGGAGACGAGGCGCTGTTCCGCCGTCTCGAACATCTCGGTACGCAAGCCATCCGCTGCTACGACCAGCCGGATGCCGGTCTCTGGGAACTGCGCGGCAGTGCGCGCGTACACACTTTTTCTGCCGTGATGTGCTGGGCGGCCTGCGACCGCCTGGCCAGGATCGCCGACGGATTGGGACTGTCCGAACGTGCAGAATACTGGCGCGACCAGGCGCGGCAGCTGCATGAGACCATCAGCCAGCGCGCGTGGAACCAGCAACGCGGCAGCTTCGTCTCCACCTTCGACGGCGACGCGATGGATGCAAGCCTGCTGCTGCTGGCAGAGGTCGGATTCCTCGAAGCGGGCGACCCGCGTTTTGTCGCCACGGTGAATATGGTCGAGAAAGACTTGCGCCGCGGCGATTTCATCTTCCGCTATGTCGAAAAGGACGATTTCGGCGAGCCGGAGAACGCCTTCCTGGTCTGCACGTTCTGGTATGTCAATGCGCTTGCCGCGGTGGATCGGCGAGAGGAAGCGCGAGCACTGTTTGAAAAGCTGCTGGCTCACCGCAACCGTCATGGTTTGTTGGCGGAACACATCGACCCGAACAGCGGCGAACAGTGGGGCAACTTCGTGCAGACTTACAGCATGGTGGGGCTGATCAATGCCGCGATCCGTTTGTCATTGCGCTGGGATCAGGCATTCTAG
- a CDS encoding calcium:proton antiporter — protein MKYLKPEFPVAAALLMLGLGFVFEHGAIEHGGVALWGLLMLILAAIIGVAFRIAHHAEVLAMRLGEPYGTLILTLAAVSVEVVILIVLLQGTPNPTLARDTVFSAVMFDINGILGLAAIVGGLKHGQTKYNISSANSFIAMLLVAIGIGMFIPDFVPDGQWRFYSCFSIATMAIMYVAFLRLQTVEHRTFFAYSSETDEEAHDESHSPNALHVGMMLGAIVLVGLLSEILSVLLDAGLSGSSLPKAIPAVLVALISASPEILTALKAAQQDRMQTTVNIALGASLATVLLTLPVIETVALFSGERIVMALTPVQAGMLLLTFLTVMNNLHDGETNAIEGISHFALFAAFIALVAMGMI, from the coding sequence ATGAAATATCTGAAACCGGAGTTTCCGGTCGCTGCCGCACTTCTCATGCTCGGGCTGGGCTTTGTGTTCGAGCATGGCGCCATCGAACACGGCGGCGTCGCGCTGTGGGGACTGTTGATGCTCATTCTTGCTGCAATCATCGGCGTTGCGTTCCGCATCGCCCATCATGCTGAAGTTCTGGCAATGCGACTGGGCGAACCCTATGGCACACTGATCCTGACGCTTGCCGCAGTGTCGGTGGAAGTGGTGATCTTGATCGTTTTGCTGCAAGGCACACCCAATCCGACGCTGGCGCGCGACACGGTGTTCTCTGCAGTGATGTTCGATATCAACGGCATCCTCGGACTTGCCGCCATCGTCGGCGGGCTCAAGCACGGCCAGACAAAATACAACATCTCATCGGCCAATTCCTTTATTGCCATGTTGCTGGTCGCTATCGGCATCGGCATGTTCATCCCCGATTTCGTGCCCGACGGGCAGTGGCGGTTCTATTCGTGCTTTTCCATCGCAACGATGGCGATCATGTATGTTGCCTTCCTGCGCTTGCAGACGGTCGAACATCGGACTTTTTTCGCGTATTCCAGCGAGACCGACGAAGAGGCGCATGATGAATCGCACAGTCCGAATGCATTGCATGTCGGCATGATGCTGGGCGCCATCGTGCTGGTCGGCCTGCTCTCCGAAATACTGTCGGTGCTGCTGGATGCCGGACTTTCGGGCAGCAGCCTGCCCAAGGCGATCCCCGCGGTGCTGGTCGCCTTGATCTCTGCCAGTCCGGAGATACTTACTGCGCTCAAGGCCGCACAGCAGGATCGTATGCAGACCACGGTCAACATCGCGCTTGGTGCCTCGCTGGCTACCGTATTGCTGACGCTGCCGGTGATCGAGACCGTCGCCCTTTTCAGCGGCGAGCGCATCGTGATGGCGCTGACGCCGGTTCAGGCTGGCATGCTGCTGCTCACCTTCCTCACCGTGATGAACAACCTGCATGACGGCGAGACCAACGCCATCGAGGGTATCAGCCATTTTGCGCTGTTTGCTGCATTCATAGCGCTGGTCGCAATGGGAATGATCTGA
- a CDS encoding FTR1 family iron permease — protein sequence MFGTAIIVFREVLEASLIIGIVAAATHGVPGSKRWLAAGLVAGLAGSALVAAFTDVIGSFASGIGQELFNAIVLGIAVLMLAWHNIWMSSHGAELARSAHSVGGDIRDGRSECSVLMLIVGLAVLREGSETVLFLYGIAASENGQSSMLIGGVTGMVLGVAAGYSIYAGLLRVPLRWFFSATSILVLLLAAGMASQAARFLIQADLLPSLAAPVWDTSATLPENGVPGMLLHSLVGYDSRPAGMQLVFYIAALTVIGLGMWLVSRAHVPNRSNKMRA from the coding sequence ATGTTTGGAACCGCCATCATCGTATTTCGGGAAGTACTGGAAGCTTCGCTGATCATCGGGATCGTTGCTGCCGCGACGCACGGCGTCCCTGGCAGCAAGCGCTGGCTGGCTGCCGGGTTGGTCGCGGGTCTGGCAGGCTCGGCACTGGTCGCAGCATTCACGGACGTCATCGGATCGTTCGCCAGCGGCATCGGGCAGGAGTTGTTCAATGCCATCGTGCTTGGCATCGCCGTGCTGATGCTGGCCTGGCACAACATATGGATGTCGTCGCACGGAGCTGAACTGGCGCGTAGCGCGCATTCGGTCGGAGGAGACATTCGCGACGGACGCAGCGAGTGTTCGGTGCTGATGCTGATCGTCGGTCTCGCCGTGCTCAGGGAGGGATCGGAAACGGTATTGTTCCTTTATGGCATCGCCGCTTCGGAAAACGGGCAATCTTCGATGCTGATCGGCGGGGTGACCGGAATGGTGCTCGGCGTTGCAGCCGGCTATTCGATCTACGCCGGACTGCTGCGCGTGCCGCTGCGCTGGTTCTTTTCGGCGACCAGCATCCTGGTGCTGTTGCTGGCGGCAGGCATGGCTTCACAGGCTGCGCGATTCCTGATCCAGGCCGACCTGCTGCCCAGCCTTGCCGCTCCTGTGTGGGACACCTCGGCGACATTGCCGGAAAACGGAGTGCCGGGAATGCTGCTGCATAGCCTGGTTGGCTACGACTCCAGACCGGCCGGTATGCAGCTGGTCTTTTATATCGCCGCACTGACTGTCATCGGTCTTGGCATGTGGCTGGTCAGCCGCGCCCACGTGCCGAACCGTTCCAACAAGATGCGTGCCTAG
- a CDS encoding cupredoxin domain-containing protein, whose product MNIFCLIVLLFPFAASAADTDYRLVIKDHRFLPAELNIPSGSKIRLLIENQDATPEEFDSYALNREKVIAGHGSATLYIGPLDKGRYPFIGEFNAATALGAVVAQ is encoded by the coding sequence ATGAACATCTTTTGTCTGATTGTCCTGCTGTTCCCGTTCGCCGCTTCGGCAGCAGACACCGATTACAGGTTGGTTATCAAGGATCATCGCTTCCTGCCGGCCGAGCTGAACATCCCGTCTGGCAGCAAGATCAGGTTGCTGATCGAGAACCAGGATGCCACGCCGGAAGAGTTCGACAGCTATGCGCTGAACCGGGAGAAAGTGATCGCCGGGCACGGCAGTGCAACGCTATACATCGGCCCGCTGGACAAGGGGCGCTATCCGTTCATCGGTGAGTTCAACGCAGCCACTGCACTGGGTGCAGTCGTTGCACAATAG
- the fur gene encoding ferric iron uptake transcriptional regulator — translation MDKSQPENLKNAGLKSTLPRLKILGLFESGQERHMSAEDVYKLLLSTGDDVGLATVYRVLTQFEHAGLLVRHNFEGGKSVFELNEGKHHDHIVCLQCGHVEEFYDTTIESRQKKVAAELGFEVHDHSLHIYADCTKTKCPHKPRNV, via the coding sequence ATGGACAAATCCCAGCCTGAAAACCTGAAGAACGCCGGACTGAAATCCACTTTGCCGAGACTCAAGATCCTGGGCTTGTTCGAATCGGGACAAGAGCGCCACATGAGCGCAGAGGATGTATACAAGCTGTTGCTTTCCACCGGAGATGATGTCGGGCTGGCCACCGTCTATCGCGTGCTGACCCAGTTCGAGCATGCCGGGCTGCTGGTACGCCACAACTTCGAAGGCGGCAAGTCGGTGTTCGAACTCAACGAGGGCAAGCACCACGACCACATCGTTTGCCTGCAGTGCGGCCATGTCGAGGAGTTCTACGACACCACCATCGAGTCGCGCCAGAAGAAGGTCGCAGCCGAACTTGGTTTCGAAGTGCATGACCACTCGCTGCACATCTACGCAGACTGCACCAAAACAAAATGCCCGCATAAACCCAGAAACGTCTAG
- a CDS encoding peptidase U32 family protein, with amino-acid sequence MPEHKYSQAIELLAPAKTAAIGRDAILHGADAVYIGGPAFGARDKAGNSIGDIAELVAYAHRFHARIYVTLNTILHDNELEAARKLAYDCYNAGVDALIVQDMGLLELDLPPIDLHASTQCDIRTPEKARFLADAGFSQIVLARELTIQEIAKVRAAVPADTVIEHFVHGALCVAYSGQCNISHAHTGRSANRGDCSQACRLPYTLQDAKGQIVAFEKHLLSVKDNNQSDNLHALIDAGVRSFKIEGRYKEAAYVKNITGHYRLLLDQILNERPELHAASSGKTKLLFTPDPDKTFHRGATDYFAQGRKADIGAFDTPTFVGLELGTVTQVGDKWFEMESNEPLANSDGLNYLHKREVIGLQANVVESRNKVWRIYPNEPLHTLPGFRSGLAINRNRDHAWEQVLARKSAERRIGVSAIFAETIDGFSLTLQDEDGITAPAIVAFDKQPANDPETAEDSVREQLTRFGSSDFVLDMLTIDWTLPWFVPSSLANKLRRDAVEKLEQARIESFTRIPRKTAAEPPATYPEESLTFLANVYNSAARTFYARHGVKLMAAAYEAHQEAGEVPLMITRHCIRYSLSLCPKQAKGVIGVQGQVRAEPMTLVNGSEKLRLEFDCRACEMHVIGKMKKQILKMPPPASVPVTFHPHR; translated from the coding sequence ATGCCTGAACACAAATATTCCCAAGCCATCGAACTGCTTGCCCCGGCGAAAACTGCCGCCATTGGGCGGGACGCCATCCTGCACGGCGCGGACGCGGTATATATCGGCGGACCGGCTTTCGGTGCGCGCGACAAGGCCGGTAATTCGATCGGCGATATCGCCGAGCTGGTCGCCTATGCGCACCGTTTCCATGCGCGCATCTACGTCACGCTCAACACCATCCTGCACGACAACGAACTGGAAGCCGCGCGCAAACTGGCTTATGACTGTTACAACGCCGGCGTGGATGCGCTGATCGTGCAGGACATGGGCCTGCTGGAACTCGACCTGCCGCCGATCGACTTGCACGCCTCCACGCAATGCGATATCCGCACTCCTGAAAAAGCGCGCTTTCTTGCCGATGCCGGTTTCTCGCAGATCGTGCTGGCGCGCGAACTCACCATCCAGGAGATCGCCAAAGTGCGCGCGGCCGTGCCTGCCGACACGGTAATCGAACACTTCGTTCACGGCGCCCTGTGTGTAGCCTATTCCGGCCAATGCAACATCAGTCATGCACATACCGGGCGCAGCGCGAATCGCGGCGATTGTTCGCAGGCCTGCCGCCTGCCCTATACCCTGCAGGACGCGAAAGGACAGATCGTCGCATTCGAGAAACACCTGCTTTCGGTAAAGGACAACAACCAGAGCGACAATCTGCACGCCCTGATCGACGCTGGCGTGCGCAGTTTCAAGATCGAAGGGCGCTACAAGGAAGCCGCCTACGTGAAGAACATCACTGGGCACTATCGCCTGCTGCTGGACCAGATACTGAACGAGCGCCCTGAATTGCACGCTGCATCCAGCGGAAAAACAAAACTGCTGTTCACCCCCGATCCGGACAAGACCTTCCATCGCGGTGCGACGGATTATTTTGCACAAGGTCGCAAGGCCGACATCGGCGCATTCGACACGCCCACCTTCGTCGGGCTGGAACTCGGCACGGTGACGCAGGTCGGCGACAAATGGTTCGAGATGGAATCGAATGAGCCGCTCGCCAATAGCGACGGCCTGAACTATCTGCACAAGCGTGAAGTCATCGGCCTGCAGGCGAACGTCGTCGAGTCCAGAAACAAAGTGTGGCGCATCTATCCCAACGAACCGCTGCACACCTTGCCGGGATTTCGCTCCGGCCTCGCCATCAACCGCAACCGCGACCACGCCTGGGAACAGGTGCTCGCCAGGAAATCGGCCGAGCGCCGCATCGGCGTGAGTGCCATCTTCGCCGAAACCATCGACGGCTTCTCGCTCACGCTGCAAGACGAAGATGGCATCACGGCCCCGGCCATCGTTGCCTTCGACAAGCAGCCTGCCAACGATCCAGAGACTGCGGAAGACAGCGTGCGCGAACAACTGACACGCTTCGGCAGCAGCGATTTCGTATTGGACATGCTCACCATAGACTGGACTCTTCCGTGGTTCGTGCCGAGTTCGCTGGCGAACAAACTGAGGCGAGATGCCGTGGAAAAGCTCGAACAAGCCCGTATTGAAAGTTTCACCCGCATCCCGCGCAAGACCGCCGCAGAACCGCCAGCCACTTATCCGGAAGAATCGCTCACCTTCCTCGCCAACGTGTACAACTCGGCGGCACGCACCTTCTACGCCAGGCATGGCGTGAAACTGATGGCTGCGGCCTACGAAGCACACCAGGAAGCCGGCGAAGTGCCGCTGATGATCACCCGCCATTGCATCCGCTATTCGTTGAGCCTGTGCCCCAAACAGGCAAAGGGCGTGATCGGCGTGCAAGGTCAGGTGCGCGCCGAACCGATGACGCTGGTGAATGGGAGCGAGAAACTCCGACTGGAATTCGACTGCCGAGCCTGCGAGATGCATGTGATAGGCAAGATGAAAAAACAAATCCTGAAAATGCCGCCTCCTGCTTCCGTTCCCGTCACTTTCCATCCGCACAGATAG
- a CDS encoding bifunctional diguanylate cyclase/phosphodiesterase, with translation MNWLKQLNPGNSLRAQISFASGALALVLSLVLSFLAAENSKQQIEKREGEAFASRARNALDVMDRGMFERSREIRNAATLDDIRNPHVPIERKRNILERLQHNFNAYAWIGICNTQGKGIVGTGKYLEGKDLSKRPWCTKGREGDYFGDVHDALLLAKLLPNPSGQTFYLVDVAAPVIDAEGVLQGVLCGHIYWNWAEEALDSTRTPGKDILLVSRDGLVLSGPEQPRSELSSLAPLTMQAIRQGGNDSGYLLEKWSNGKTYLVGYAKSSGYRDYPGLGWASLVRQDVSQAFAPAHQLRQRILMMGVALGLLFAWLGWLLAEHIARPIVRISRAANKVATGDLAYDVPEQQGGDEVAQLSRAIHAMVSNLTREIRQRRKAEESMRLSAAVFANNTEAIMITDADHNIVMINRAFTEINGYTEAEVLGKNPRLLASGKQGKEFYRDFYAALHNKDAWRGEIWNKRKNGEIFPEWVTVSVIRDQQAAITHYIAIYMDITERKKEEERIQYLANYDVLTGLPNRYLLNDRLEQGLSLAQRHQTKVAVMFIDLDHFKNINDSLGHDVGDALLKMVSQRLKGCLRRSDTIARQGGDEFVALLGDLNSEDEVTFVCEKMLHSLREEFEVAEYHLSVGTSIGVSIYPDDGETSVQLLRNADLAMYRAKDAGRNRFEYYKPEMNTKALQRLHLENALRSAIAENQLMVYCQPKVNVNSGAVVGLEALLRWKHPQLGFVSPAEFIPVAEESGLINEIGDWVLRQTALQQRLWQSHGYAIVPIAVNLSARQCGQKDLVEKIQTIVRDTGLPPQFIEFELTESMLMDMGVNCLELMNKLSSAGFSLALDDFGTGYSSLSRLKLLPVKTLKIDQSFVRDIATDENDEIIVNATAVLAHAMEMKVVAEGVETQQQLEFIRDLQCEEYQGYLFSRPVPPDEAEQFLRQD, from the coding sequence ATGAACTGGCTTAAGCAACTGAACCCCGGCAACAGCCTGCGTGCGCAGATCAGCTTCGCGAGTGGCGCACTGGCGCTGGTATTGTCGCTCGTGCTCAGTTTCCTGGCCGCGGAAAACAGCAAACAGCAGATCGAGAAACGCGAAGGCGAGGCATTCGCCAGCCGCGCCAGGAATGCACTCGATGTCATGGATCGCGGCATGTTCGAACGCAGCCGCGAGATCCGCAATGCTGCCACCCTTGACGATATCCGCAATCCGCACGTTCCGATCGAACGCAAGCGCAACATTCTCGAGCGCCTGCAGCACAACTTCAATGCCTACGCATGGATCGGCATTTGTAATACGCAAGGCAAGGGGATAGTAGGAACCGGCAAGTATCTGGAAGGCAAGGATCTCTCCAAACGTCCATGGTGTACCAAGGGGCGTGAAGGCGACTACTTCGGTGATGTGCATGACGCCTTGCTGCTTGCCAAGCTGTTGCCCAACCCCAGCGGCCAGACATTCTATCTGGTAGATGTGGCCGCACCGGTGATCGATGCGGAGGGTGTCCTGCAAGGCGTGTTGTGCGGTCATATCTACTGGAACTGGGCAGAGGAAGCGCTGGACAGCACCAGGACCCCGGGTAAGGACATTCTGCTGGTGAGCCGGGACGGCCTGGTGCTGTCGGGGCCGGAACAGCCCCGCAGCGAACTGTCCAGCCTCGCCCCGCTCACCATGCAGGCGATCAGACAAGGCGGCAATGACAGCGGTTATCTGCTGGAAAAATGGAGCAACGGCAAGACCTATCTGGTCGGCTATGCCAAGTCATCGGGTTACCGCGACTATCCGGGTCTGGGCTGGGCCAGCCTGGTACGCCAGGACGTTAGCCAAGCCTTTGCTCCCGCCCACCAATTGCGTCAGCGCATCCTGATGATGGGCGTGGCTCTGGGACTGCTGTTCGCCTGGCTGGGTTGGCTGCTGGCAGAGCATATCGCGCGTCCCATCGTGCGCATCAGCCGGGCGGCCAACAAGGTCGCCACCGGCGATCTGGCTTATGACGTCCCGGAACAGCAAGGAGGCGACGAGGTCGCTCAACTGTCCAGAGCGATCCACGCCATGGTCAGCAACCTGACGCGCGAGATCAGACAACGACGCAAGGCCGAGGAAAGCATGCGCCTTTCCGCTGCAGTGTTCGCCAACAACACCGAGGCGATCATGATCACCGATGCCGATCACAATATCGTGATGATCAATCGCGCATTCACCGAGATCAACGGCTATACCGAGGCCGAGGTGCTGGGCAAGAATCCGCGCCTGCTCGCTTCCGGCAAACAGGGCAAAGAGTTCTACCGGGATTTTTACGCTGCGCTGCACAACAAGGACGCCTGGCGAGGCGAAATATGGAACAAGCGCAAGAATGGTGAGATCTTCCCGGAGTGGGTCACCGTCAGCGTAATACGCGACCAGCAGGCCGCGATCACGCATTACATCGCAATTTACATGGACATCACCGAGCGCAAGAAAGAAGAAGAGCGCATCCAGTATCTGGCCAATTACGATGTGCTGACCGGCCTGCCCAACCGTTATCTGCTGAATGACCGCCTGGAACAGGGGTTGAGCCTGGCGCAACGCCACCAGACCAAGGTGGCCGTGATGTTCATCGACCTGGATCATTTCAAGAACATCAACGATTCGCTCGGCCACGATGTCGGCGATGCCTTGCTCAAGATGGTGTCGCAACGCCTCAAGGGATGCCTGCGTCGCTCCGATACCATTGCGCGCCAGGGTGGGGACGAGTTCGTTGCGCTGCTGGGCGACCTGAATTCGGAAGACGAAGTCACCTTCGTTTGCGAAAAGATGCTCCACTCCCTGCGTGAAGAATTCGAGGTGGCCGAATATCATCTTTCGGTCGGCACCAGTATCGGCGTCAGCATCTATCCGGATGATGGCGAGACATCGGTGCAGCTGTTGCGCAATGCCGACCTGGCCATGTACCGGGCCAAGGATGCAGGGCGTAATCGTTTCGAATATTACAAGCCGGAAATGAACACCAAGGCATTGCAGCGCCTGCATCTGGAGAACGCCCTGCGCAGCGCCATCGCCGAGAATCAGCTCATGGTGTACTGCCAGCCCAAGGTCAACGTGAACAGCGGTGCAGTGGTAGGCCTGGAAGCCCTGCTGCGCTGGAAACACCCGCAGCTGGGCTTTGTGTCGCCGGCGGAATTCATTCCCGTGGCCGAAGAGAGCGGCTTGATCAACGAGATCGGCGACTGGGTGCTGCGGCAGACGGCTTTGCAGCAACGCCTGTGGCAATCGCATGGATACGCGATCGTGCCGATCGCGGTGAACCTGTCGGCACGGCAATGCGGACAGAAAGACCTGGTGGAAAAGATCCAGACGATCGTGCGCGATACCGGCCTGCCTCCCCAGTTCATCGAGTTCGAGCTGACCGAAAGCATGCTGATGGACATGGGCGTGAACTGCCTGGAACTGATGAACAAACTCAGCAGCGCCGGATTCTCCCTGGCGCTGGACGATTTCGGCACCGGCTACTCTTCGCTCAGCCGCCTGAAACTGCTGCCGGTGAAGACATTGAAGATCGACCAGTCTTTCGTGCGCGACATCGCCACCGACGAGAACGACGAGATCATTGTCAATGCCACAGCCGTATTGGCGCATGCGATGGAGATGAAGGTAGTGGCCGAGGGCGTGGAAACGCAACAGCAGCTGGAATTCATCAGGGACCTGCAATGCGAGGAATATCAGGGCTACCTGTTCAGCCGCCCGGTGCCGCCAGATGAGGCGGAGCAGTTTCTGCGCCAAGACTGA